The DNA window AGCGTGAAAAGACGGGGCTTTTCTGTGAGGACTGCAGGATCATGCACAGGCGTGTCACCTGACTGTCTGAGGGGAGTATTGATGGGCGATGGAGCAGCCGCCATATGATCCCCTGGCTCTTCGCCCAGTACCTCAGGCCCCAGGTGGCATGCTGGGGTTCTGTCCTTTTGTTATGTGACCCCTATGACAATCAGGGTTCTGAGTAGGTGCTGGCTCAGCAACTcaaaggtcaaccctgttacggcgGTACAGTAATCCATTCATTTCGACAAAGTAGGAGCGTGGTGCAACTTTCTGCTTTCAACTTTCTGTCCGGTCCCCTGGTAGTGGCTTCATCCGCACCACTTCACCCACCCTGAGCTCAGTTAAGTCCTTAATGTGTATAAGAAAAGGGATACTGTTGAAGATGATCGTCAATGAAGCTGAAAAAACTCTGGTCATGAAatgtatttcttatttttttaacatTGAAAAGGCTTATGACACTATGTGGAGAGCAGGCCTACTGATTAAGATGGAAAGACTTGGTATTGGTGGGAGATTTTATAACTGGGGCTTGGCCTTTTAATCTGCCTTTTTGAGTTAAAATAGGATCAATTTTATCTGATGCCCACAGAGTTGACAATGGTATTCCTCAAGGCATTACAATCAGTCCTATTTTGTTCAACATTATGATTATCAAAGTGTTTTTGAATGCAGGTAGGTGTATTGGGGCTTCCCTACATGCTGATGGAGGAGCTATTTGGAAGAGGGGAAAGAATGTCTCTCATGGGATCAAATCAATTCAACAAGCTATAGTGGATGTTGAAAGATGGTCGATTGACTGGGGTTTTAAATTGTTAGTGGCGAAGTCTTGTTGTATGTTCTTCTCGAAGAAGAAAGTTGCTGGTAATATACAGTTGTTTCTGTATGGACAGCCTATGGGGAGATTTTATAAGTACAACTATGTGGGTCTATGGTACAATGAGCggtatacagtactagtcaaaagtttggacacacctactcattcaaggggttttcttaattttgttttactattttctacattgtagaataatagtgaagacatcaaaactatgaaataacacatatggaatcatgtattaaccaaaaagtgttaaacaaatcaaaattattttatattttacattcttcaaggtaaccaccctttgcattgatgaaagctttgcatttcaattaacaggtgtgccttgttaaaagttaatttgtggaatttctttcctttttaatgtgtttgagcgattcagttgtgttgtgacaaggtagaggtggtatacagaagatagccctatttggtaaaagaccaagtccatattaaggcaagaacagctcaaataagtaaagagaaacaacagtctatcattactttaagacatgaaggtcagtcaatccagaacatttcaagaactttgattGTTTCTTTAAGtgtagtcacaaaaaccatcaggcgctatgatgaaactggctctcatgaggacagccacaggaaatgaagacccagagttacctctactgtagaggatacgttcattagagttaccagcctcaaaaactgcagcccaaataaatgcttcacagagttcaagtaacagacacatctcaacaccaactgttcagaggagattgtgtgaatcaggccttcatggtcaaattgctgcaaataaaccactaaaggacactaataagaaaaagagacttgcttgggccaagaaacatgagtaatCGACATtcgacaggtggaaatctgtcctttggtctgacgagtccaaatttgagatttttggttccaaccgcagtgtctttgtgagatgcagagtaggtgaacggatgatctccacatgtgtggttcccaccgtgaagcatggaggaggaggtgtgatggtgctttgctggtgacactgatttatttaaaattcaaggcacacttaaccagcatggctaccacagcattctgcagtgatacaccatcccatcatgtttgtgcttagtgggactatcatttgtttttcaacaggacaatgacccaaaatacacctccaggctgtgtaagggctatttgaccaaggagagtgatggagtgctgcgtcagatgacctggcctccacaatcacccagccccaacccaattgagatggtttgggatgagttggaccacagtgatggaaaagcagccaacacgtgctcagcatggggaactccttcaagactgttggaaaagcattccaggtgaagctggttaaaagaatgccaagagtgtgcaaagctctcatcaaggcaaacggtggttactttgaagaatcaaaattataaaatatatttggatttgtttaacacttttttggttactacaggattccatatgagttctcatagttttgatggcttcactattattctacaatgtagaaaattgtaaaaataaagaaaccccttgaatgattaggtgtgtccaaacttttgactggtactgtacatgaaaAGACGTCATAAATGTTGAAACAAAGTGTAAGAATGTGATGAATCTTATGCTCTCGGTCTCTGGTTATGAATGGGGTGCTGACAGATAATCATTGATGGATACTTATAGAGCTCTGATCAGGACAACAATTGATTACGGGTGTATAGTTTATGGAACGGAGGGCAAGACTTGGCTTCAGAAGCTGGACAGAATCCTGCATATAACTTTAAGGATACGTATTGGGGCATTTAAATCAATATGAGATGTCTTCGGAATCACGGCATTAAAAAATTGTCATTAGCTTATTGAGTTAGGTTGAAAGGCTGTGAGGTTGAGCATCCCACTGCTACTGTTCTGGATGACTTTTGGGAATATACTAGTAGACAAGGCAGTGGTTTTGGTTGAACAGTTGGAAAGCTTGGTGATGAGTGGTTTGAGGGAGTTGGAGGTTGGCCCTTCTGTGGTGATAGGGGATGTTCCTCCATGGTTACTCCCAGATCCTGTTGTTGATCTGTCACAGAGAAAAATAAAGATTGGCCAGATGTCAGTGATATAGGGAAACTGGTTGACAATTACACTGGTAGAAGttatgcttttttttttaccGCTTTTCAGAGATGGATCAAAGGGCCCAGAGCGGGCACAGAGGAGCAGGTGTTTACATTCCCGATTTTGATGTGCCGTTGAAGTcacaagtttacaaacaccttaaacagtttaaatgtacagtatttgGCTTTCaaaattactgacatttaatcctagtaaaaattcagtcttaggtcagttaggatcacccctttattttaatgtgaaatgtcagaatagtagagtgattttatttcagcttctatttctttcatcacattcccagtgggtcagaagtttacatacactcaattagtatttggtagcattgcccttaaattgtttaagttgggtcaaacgtttggggtgccttccacaagcttcccacaataagttgggtgaattttggcccattcctcctgacagagctagtgtaactgagtcaggtttgtaggcctccttgcacacaaatgttctatgggatggaggtcagggctttgatggccactccaataccttgactttgtccttaagccattttgcaacaaatttggaagtatgcttggggttcacatcaccaacaaaataacatggtccaagcacaccaagacagtcatgaagagggcacgacaaaacctattccccctcaggagactgaaaagatttggcatgagtcctgtTTCTTTGATCTGGCTGTTTCCCCCATGCACCCAACAGTATTCCTGCAGATAGTGTTCattagaggggttgggttaaatgtggaagacacatttacctactgcggttgaaaattagccggctggctaaaaccggcactttcaCTGAAACggtgattaatgtgcactgtccctgtaaaaataaaataaactctaCATTTCAGTTGACTTGGTATTCTCCTTTCCATTGTGCATCAGAAGCGTCATCCCCGGTTTGCAAGGCAACACGATGATCTGGTCTATATGGCCCAGATCTCTGGTGAAGGTGAGACTGCACTTGCCCCTCCTGGGTCAGACTTGTACCGAGTGCATGTTCCACTAAAACAGATTTCTCCCATAtacttcgggggggggggggtatctgtcCGCTAGTCATTTGTTAAACAAATCTTAGATGATTTGACATTGAAGGTATTCCTCACTAATGGTGGTAAGGTTTCGCACGAAATTCCTCATTAGCAAAAGAAAGTGCCAGTAAAAGGTTAAGAACGCTGACAGTGCATGCCGTTCTGAGAAATGGAACATCCCGGTACATCAGATTTTCAATCACTTGTCATGAGACCAAGCTAAAAGTTTCATTTCCCCACCCAACCCAGCTCAAAATACAGCAAAGTGGTGTCTAGAGAAGCTATGCCTATCACAGGATCCTTCCCAGAGAGGAGACATCCAGTTTGATACTTTCCTCTGACAAGAAACACCTGATCAACCAAGCACTAGCTTTCTGAATTTACAGCCATAATATGAAGTCAGATTTTAAACCCGATTGGAAATCTCCTTCCTTTGACCCCACATTTAGAATTGTGTTCCTTGCCAGCAAGTATAGGTAAGATTCCTATGAATAAGTTATTTGCAAAAAAGACAAGTCATAATTAGGTATACATTTTATTGTCGAAAGTTAGAGCTTAAAAAGACAATATCTTCAGTTTCAGGAATACACTTCAGTGAAAGGTGAGTGAAAAGTGGTTTAAAATGGAAACAACAAGGGCCACAAAAGATAGTTAAAATGGAATAAAAGCAACACCGCATCACCATCCACTGCAGCCAATAGCCAGGTCTACAGAGGAGTGCCACAGTTCTAGCAGGCTGCCATCATGGCACGTTTCAGCTGCTCATATGTAACGAACATCACCACGTTCCACGAGCCCAGTCGGAGGAAAGAGGGCATGAACCTGTAGGGAGCAAATTGAGACAGCTCAGATCAAGGCAAATGCTTCAATAAACCAGAGGGGGAAAGAAactataccgaacaaaaataaacatgcaacaattaaggaatttactgagttacagttcatataaggatatGGGTCAATTAAAATACAtgaattaggccataatctatggatttcacatgactgggcaggtaTGTAGCCATGTGTGGCCCTTGGAGGGCATAGGTCAACCCACTGGTGAGCCCCCCCCCACCCTGTGGCATTGTGACGAActacacattttaaagtggccttttattgtccccagcacaaggtgtaacGATCacgccgtttaatcagcttcttgatatgccacaggtggatggattaagcaagcaagcatttcattgtaatacttgttgtattcagtgcatgtgacaaatataatttgactTGATTATCTTtccaaaggagaaatgctcactaacagggatgtcagcaaatgtgtgcacaatttgagagaaactagctttgtgcatatggaacattgcTGGGATTTTTCCCCCAGCTCATAAAaccaacacttaacatgttgcgtttatatttttgttcagtgtaattaccAGGTTTAGACAATACTTTGACTAAAACAAAGCAAGCAGCAACAGCTATATTTAAAGTACTGATCAATAAGGTGTATGAGCCTTGTAAAACCAGCCATCTGGTACAACCCAGTCCAGGAGACTCCAGGCAACTAAAACACTTATGAATAAGACATATGGCTTACCCTTTGTAGAAGGCAAGAGGTCCCTCCTTGGTCACCATGGCATGAGCACAGTTGAGGGCGCTGCTGTACTGGCCGAGGGCAGAGTTCATATATCTCGTCTTCACCACATCCACAGGAGAGGCAATCACAGTGGTGCAGAATCCTGCACCGAATGCAGATGTGAAGTGGCAGGGGAGGTCATCTGTAGGCCAAATGAAAAGGGTTAAGGAGAGACATCACAATAACAGACAGAAGTTTAAGAGTTTAAGTATGTCATTTTACACAATTTATGGCAAGGCAATGGCTCACCAGTCAGGGATGTGTTTTTAAGAAGCGCGTCCTTGATGAGGTCATATGTAACCAGCTCAGTGCAGTTCACAATAGCATTGCGGGCAATGTTTGGGCCAGTACCTGCAAGGTGGGGATGGAAATGTTAGCAATACTGCTGACCAAAACATTGGACAAAAGGCACAAATTATCCATGTGATCAAGCAAACACCCACCTCTCCACAGACCACGCATGCCCTCTtccttggcgatggtcttgtaggcCTGCATGGTACCATGGTAACGTCGGTTTGGTCCAGAGGAACTAGCCTGTGCCTGGAAGCGGACTTTCACCACATCTGTGGGTTGGGCTAATGCGACTGCCATGGCTCCAGTTGTACAGCCCGCCAGCAGGCGACTGCCAATCCCTACATCTGGAGAGACAAAAAGGGCAGTTAGAACAGTGGGAGTTCCACTTTCAAGATAATGAGTATCACTTGAAAAGGGTCCATGTTCACAGTGTGCGATGTGTAGCCTACTCACGGTCTGAGCCTTTGGTGTAGAATGACTTGACAGTCATAGAGGCCGATACGGATGGAGGCAAAGCTCATCTGCCTCTGGAGCCCTGCCACCAGCCCGCTGTAGAGGCTCCTGGCCCCCTCTGTACGcaccatggtggtgatggtaccAAACACACCCCGATACCTCACTGCTGTGCCATGACTAGCTGCTgcacctttctcctctccctggaTCTGTGTGGAACATAAGGGACATGGAGAGACTAAACAGACACTGGGAGGGAGCATAGGAATGACACTGGAAAACGGGACAGGAGAGTCCAGGCAGTGTCCATGACGCTACATCCAGGGCCTGCAGATTCCAAGGGCTTTACCATCACCTCCTGGGCCGCTTAGTTGTGGAAGGAAGTTGGGAGGGACAAAATTGAAGGAAATAGAAGGTGCAAGTCAGTTTTAATGTTGAGAAGAAGAAAGTCAATACAATTAACCAAAAATGAAAGGGGCCATTTTTGGGTCAGTGACAAATTAGGTGTCATCTTGAAGACCAAACCAGTTTCAGAATTTAGACCCATGGACAGTAAAAAGATTGATGCAGCAGTAATGTCAAGTATCCCTTTTAGTATGACAGCTCACCACATTTGACCAGTCAAATGAGCCCTTTCACATGCGATTTCATATGAGAAACAATGACCATTTCCAACCATCCTGGGTCCCCATCTGCTGAACAAAACCAGGTGGGAAATACAGGACACCACCAGTTCATTTCAACAAAGAACACATGATCCATAGGTTTACCTGTAGCCGGACTTTGGCTGTGTCCAGGGGAAAGGTGAATAGGTCAGCAATGCAGGCCGCTGTTCCAGCACCGATAAACTTCACAGCAGCGGTTGGGGGCACATCAGCAGGTCTGAAGCCAACCATTTTATCCAGATAAATGGAATGTGAAAATTTAAGAAGACTGATGAGGTGAAGACAAAGGGAACTCTACCCAATTCTGAAAAGGGAGAAGGCCAACACATGTGTATTAACAATTGTACAAATATATGGCAATATTCATAATTTCACTGACATATTTCCATGTCACAATTGATTGTTGGCACAACAACTCAGATTAGACTATGGTAGCCAGGGCCAGCTCTAGCCTTTTGGTGACAATAAGTGAATTTTAAAGTTAATGTCCAGCAGTTCTACACATCTTCCCATGGGGCAGAGATATGTTTGTAGTTTTAAAACTATATTTCCTGCAATTGAAcacatttgtcatttagcagatgccccAAGTGACCACTTACACCTGGAACCAGTCAAATTCGTGCAGGCATGGACGTAGCCTACTGTCCCCAAGGGGTCCAAGCAAGTGGAAAATGGAGGGGCTTAGTTCACTGTAGGCAAGCAGTTGTTTCAGACATCACTTACTGGCCTACTCAATTTGCAAAACTGCCATGAGACATCCCCATTGGCGGAGCTGCCTGTTGCCATGTCAGTAGCGCTCTACTAAGCAAATGACTCGAGACAACAAAGGAGGCGCTGTACCTCGTTTACACGATACTGAATCAGATAGTGAGTATTCAGGAAACACTGCCTGTAGCGATGCGATGTAGTGATCGTGAAACCAAACGCATGAACGCCACAAATTCAAAATAACAGACAAGCCTATATTAATGTTTAGTTATAAGTATATTCATGTTGAAGACATTGGAACTTAATATTTACTTTATAAAATTAAGCTATGCATTATTATacctagatcaggcgaaagctttaTCCaacttttacattttattttataaacCATGTGGCCTACTTTACCTTTACGCAAGTGACCCAGGATGGTGACGGCAGAGATCAGGATTCTCTAAAGGAGTCCCTCTGGTCAAAATTACTTTCAATTATGATTTGGTTGCCTTGTTCTTCCATAGAAAAACGTTCAAAAACGATGTATCCAAAAAACATACTACAAATTctgaaaaacaagac is part of the Oncorhynchus clarkii lewisi isolate Uvic-CL-2024 chromosome 10, UVic_Ocla_1.0, whole genome shotgun sequence genome and encodes:
- the LOC139418387 gene encoding LOW QUALITY PROTEIN: dicarboxylate carrier UCP2-like (The sequence of the model RefSeq protein was modified relative to this genomic sequence to represent the inferred CDS: inserted 2 bases in 1 codon) is translated as MVGFRPADVPPTAAVKFIGAGTAACIADLFTFPLDTAKVRLQIQGEEKGAAASHGTAVRYRGVFGTITTMVRTEGARSLYSGLVAGLQRQMSFASIRIGLYDXVKSFYTKGSDHVGIGSRLLAGCTTGAMAVALAQPTDVVKVRFQAQASSSGPNRRYHGTMQAYKTIAKEEGMRGLWRGTGPNIARNAIVNCTELVTYDLIKDALLKNTSLTDDLPCHFTSAFGAGFCTTVIASPVDVVKTRYMNSALGQYSSALNCAHAMVTKEGPLAFYKGFMPSFLRLGSWNVVMFVTYEQLKRAMMAAC